The following proteins are co-located in the Ostrinia nubilalis chromosome 22, ilOstNubi1.1, whole genome shotgun sequence genome:
- the LOC135082640 gene encoding DNA ligase 1 codes for MLSFSKLIVQFRFLVNCTHLPVTRKVISQVSISNNYFYGRNRIMAQKTIMSFFSSAPKKPVKLEQEVIHDEETDSNSDQSSPPANGKEKRSSKRQRLESNSSGSASEEASPPDKRRKSKRLRIESSGSETGPSPKSSPMKVEKSAGPPKTYNSPKSKKPKAKVDLSLLPKKETNKRKSSPTSELKVKEEVTSPTVKSEKAIKKEESVSPDSKKEESVSPVSKTESTDSEKKEDKVVPETEYNPAKSKYHPIRDACWSRGQEVPYLALARTLEAIEGTSARLKMVEILSNFFRSLLALSPEDLLPCVYLCLNQLAPAYHSLELGIAETYLMKAVAQCTGRSLAQIKSAAQKCGDLGSAAQSARATQRTMFAPPPLRCRRVLRALKDVAELTGHASVNKKIAKIQSLFTACRHCEAKYLIRSLEGKLRIGLAEQSVLQALALATATTPPAPGGATVLDASRGLPSDEFKARVDAHALTIKSTYCACPNYDALIPALLQYGVAALPEHCKLTPGVPLKPMLAHPTRGVHEIFNRFENEQFTCEWKYDGERAQIHVPANEDGSAPDLSRAAIFSRNQEDNTSKYPDILRRLPGLLRENVTSCVLDCEAVAYDVAAKKILPFQVLSTRKRKDAREEDIQVQVCVFAFDLLLLNGRSLVAAPLAERRRLLREHCREVEGEWHFATSKDCSTMEEVQQFLDEAVANSCEGLMVKTLTGDHARYDIARRSHNWLKLKKDYLEGVGDTLDVVVIGGYRGRGKRAGAFGGFLLACYEPEQEVYQALCKIGTGFSDEDLQTLSKELEQHVIEAPRNYYSYDRSHEPDAWFSAALVWEVRCADLSLSPAHRAAIGLVDHDKGISLRFPRFVRVRTDKTPEQATSAQQVAAMYLAQDQIKNQAAKPANLDDFY; via the exons ATGTTAAGTTTCAGTAAGTTAATCGTGcaatttagatttttagttAACTGTACACATTTGCCGGTAACAAGAAAAGTTATCTCACAGGTTTCCATttcaaacaattatttttatggaAGAAATAGGATCATGGCTCAAAAAACCATAATGAGTTTCTTCTCCTCTGCTCCAAAGAAACCTGTTAAATTAGAACAGGAAGTTATACATGAT GAGGAGACAGACTCTAATAGTGATCAATCATCACCACCGGCTAATGGAAAGGAAAAG AGGTCCTCCAAAAGACAACGGCTAGAGAGTAACAGCAGTGGCTCGGCAAGTGAAGAGGCTTCACCTCCTGATAAG AGAAGGAAATCAAAAAGGCTAAGGATTGAGAGCTCTGGCAGTGAGACAGGACCTTCTCCGAAATCCTCACCGATGAAAGTAGAAAAGAGTGCTGGACCACCAAAAACATACAACTCTCCTAAAAGCAAAAAGCCAAAAGCCAAAGTGGACTTATCACTGTTACCGAAGAAGGAAACTAACAAACGGAAAAGTTCTCCGACATCTGAACTCAAAGTTAAAGAAGAGGTGACTTCCCCAACTGTCAAAAGTGAAAAAGCAATTAAAAAGGAGGAGAGTGTTAGTCCTGATAGTAAGAAGGAGGAAAGTGTAAGTCCAGTTAGTAAGACAGAAAGTACAGACAGTGAGAAAAAGGAGGATAAAGTAGTTCCAG AAACAGAATACAACCCGGCCAAGTCCAAGTACCACCCGATCAGGGACGCGTGCTGGTCGCGCGGCCAGGAGGTGCCGTATCTGGCACTGGCGCGGACACTCGAGGCCATTGAGGGCACATCAGCTCGTTTGAAGATGGTGGAGATCCTCAGCAACTTCTTCCGCTCGCTGCTGGCGCTGTCGCCCGAGGACCTGCTGCCGTGTGTCTACCTGTGCCTCAACCAGCTCGCGCCCGCCTACCACAGCTTGGAGCTAG GCATAGCAGAAACATACCTGATGAAGGCAGTAGCGCAGTGCACGGGCCGCTCGCTGGCCCAAATCAAGAGCGCGGCGCAGAAGTGCGGCGACCTGGGCTCGGCTGCGCAGAGCGCGCGCGCGACGCAACGCACCATGttcgcgccgccgccgctgcggTGCCGCCGCGTGCTGCGCGCGTTGAAGGACGTGGCTGAGCTTACTG GTCACGCCTCAGTGAACAAGAAAATCGCCAAAATACAGTCGCTGTTCACAGCTTGCAGGCATTGTGAAGCCAAATATTTGATTAG GTCCCTAGAAGGCAAGCTCCGCATCGGTCTAGCAGAGCAGTCAGTGCTACAAGCGCTGGCATTAGCCACGGCCACGACGCCGCCTGCACCCGGCGGCGCGACTGTGTTGGATGCCTCGCGCGGCCTGCCGTCCGACGAGTTCAAG GCGCGCGTGGACGCGCACGCACTGACTATCAAGAGCACGTACTGCGCGTGCCCGAACTACGACGCGCTCATACCCGCGCTACTGCAGTATGGTGTAGCAGCCCTGCCCGAGCACTGCAAGCTGACGCCCGGCGTGCCGCTCAAACCCATGCTGGCGCATCCGACGCGCGGCGTGCACGAGATATTCAACAG ATTCGAGAACGAGCAATTCACGTGCGAATGGAAGTACGACGGCGAGCGCGCACAAATACACGTGCCCGCGAATGAAGACGGCAGCGCGCCCGACCTTTCGCGCGCCGCCATCTTCAGCCGCAACCAGGAGGACAACACCAG CAAGTACCCGGACATTCTGCGGCGGCTGCCGGGCTTATTACGTGAGAACGTGACCAGCTGCGTGCTGGACTGCGAGGCCGTGGCCTACGACGTCGCCGCCAAGAAGATCCTGCCCTTCCAG GTGCTGTCGACGCGCAAACGCAAGGACGCGCGCGAGGAGGACATCCAGGTGCAGGTGTGCGTGTTCGCCTTCGACCTGCTGCTGCTCAACGGACGCTCGCTCGTGGCCGCGCCGCTCGCCGAGCGCAGGCGATTGCTACGCGAACACTGCCGCGAGGTCGAAG GCGAGTGGCATTTCGCGACGTCCAAGGACTGCAGCACCATGGAGGAAGTACAGCAGTTCCTGGACGAAGCTGTAGCCAACTCCTGCGAGGGGCTCATGGTCAAGACCTTGACGGGTGACCACGCGCGGTATGACATCGCGCGCCGTTCGCACAACTGGCTGAAG CTAAAGAAAGACTACTTAGAAGGCGTGGGCGACACTCTAGACGTGGTCGTGATCGGCGGCTACCGCGGGCGCGGCAAGCGAGCCGGCGCCTTCGGCGGCTTCCTGCTGGCCTGCTACGAGCCCGAGCAGGAAGTCTACCAGGCGCTCTGCAAGATCGGCACCGGCTTCAGCGACGAGGACCTCCAGACGCTTAGTAAAGAGCTCGAGCAACATGTCATTGAGGCCCCCAGGAACTATTACAG CTACGACCGCAGCCACGAGCCGGACGCGTGGTTCTCGGCGGCGCTGGTGTGGGAGGTGCGCTGCGCCGACCTGTCGCTGTCGCCCGCGCACCGCGCCGCCATCGGGCTCGTCGACCACGACAAGGGCATCTCGCTGCGCTTCCCCAG GTTCGTGCGCGTACGCACAGACAAGACTCCGGAGCAGGCGACGTCGGCGCAACAAGTGGCCGCCATGTACCTGGCGCAAGATCAGATCAAGAACCAGGCCGCCAAGCCCGCCAACCTCGACGACTTCTACTGA